Within Cyanobium sp. AMD-g, the genomic segment CGACCAGCGGCTGGGGCGCGCCATCCTCGATGGCGAAGGCAGCTACGAGGAAGACCGGCCGAAGGGGGTTCCCGTCATCCGCCTGCAGAGCATGTTGCGGGGGGCCGATCTTGCCGGCACCGACCTGCGTGCCATCGACTTCAACGGTGCCGATCTCTCCGGCGCCGACCTCTCCGGCGCTGACCTGGCCGAGGCCAACCTGGCCGCGGTGAACCTGGGTGGCGCCAATCTCCAGGGGGCCTGTCTTCAGGCCACAAGGTTTTTCTACGGGGATGCTCTTCTGGCCACTCCGCATCAGGCCCAGATGGAGCCCGATCACACCGCAGGCATCGGCACCGGAGCCCAGGTGGAGAATGTCAATCTCAGCGGTGTCCGGCAGCTGGATCCGGACAACCGCGCCTACCTGGCGGCCTGGTCCGGGGCCCGTTCCCGTCTCACCCTGCCTGGGGGTTGCAAGGGTCTGCCCAACCGGCTGTAGGGTCGGGCCGTCCATCCTGGAGGGGTGGTCGAGTGGTTGATGGCTCCGGTCTTGAAAACCGGCGAATCGCAAGATTCCGTGGGTTCGAATCCCACCCCCTCCGTCCTTATTACCAGCCCAGTTTTTCTTCCCAGCCCCGGCGCATGGTCCCCTGGTTCACGACCCCTCCGCCCGTTCCGCCTGTTGCCGCAGCTTCTGGAGCCGCTCCAGCAGCGATTCATTGCTCATCCGGTTGTTGAGACGCTCCGCCAGCAGCGGGAAGGCCATCGGGCCTGGCCTCGGCAGGCGCCGCTGCAACCATTCACTGGCCCGCAACCGCTGCAGGGTGCTGAGCAGGCGTCCGAAATCGAGCTGCTCCTGCAGCACTTCGCTGCGGGCCTGGGCCAGCAGCAGATTGCCCGGCTCATGGCGCTCGAACACATCGAAGAGCAAAGCGGCACTGATCTGCAACTGGCCGCCGGAGCGGGCCTGGCCGGGATAGCCGTTCACCACCAGCCCACTCACCTGGGCGATGGAGCGGAAACGGCGGCGGCACAGCTCTGAGAGGTTGATCGCCCGCTCCAGATCCTCGAGCAGCCCTTCAGGATCCAGCAGGGTGTCCCCGTGCAGCTCCAGCAGCTCCTCGAAGGGGTAGTCCCGAGCCGCCAGCAGCTCAAAGCCGTAGTCGTTCACCGACACCGTGAAGGTGCCGGGATGGTGGCGGGCCAGCCGCCACGACCAGAGGAAGCCCAGGCCCTCATGCACGAAACGTCCTTCGAAGGGGTAGGCGTAGAGATGGCTGCCCTCGCGGGTGTTGCACACCTCCACCAGAAACTGCTGGCGGCGGGGCAGGGCGGAGAGCAGCACCTGGCGCTCCAGCAGCGGCCGCAGGGCCCGCAGCTCGCCTGTGTCCAGAATGAATCCCTTCTCCCCGTCGAGGGCGCGGGCGCAGCGATCCACCTCCTGGCGCAGATGGGCGCTGAGCAGGTCGGAGAGTGCCATCTGGCCCCCGCCCCAGGCCGGAACCATGGCGCTGCGGCGTGTCGTGGCCTTGACCATCGCGGTCATCTCCCGCAACCGCACGAACTCCAGCTGGCGGCCGGCGAAGAAGAAGACATCCCCGGGTTTGAGCCGGCCGATGAACACTTCTTCCACATGCCCCAGCACGGCCCCACGCACGAAGCGCACGGTCACGGCGCGGTCGGCGCTGATCGTGCCGATGTTGAGCCGGTGCAGGCGGGCCACCGCCGTCTCCCGCACCACGAAGCGCTGGGGGACGCCCGCGCTTGCCTCCGCCGGCTCCCGCTCCAGCTTGCGGTAGCGCGGATAGGCCCCCAGGCAGTCGCCGCCGACCTCGAGAAAGCGCAGGCACCACTCCCAGCGGCTCCGCTCCAGCTGGCGGTAGCTCCAGGTGCGGCGCACAGCCTCCCATGTCGCCTCGGGCTCGAAGCCCGGGCCGCAGGCCAGGCTCACCAGGTGCTGCAGCAGCACATCCAGCGGTTCCTGCGGCGGGCGGCGGTGTTCCACCAGCCCCTCCCCCAGCCCGCGGCGCATCGCGGAGACCTCCAGCAGCTCCAGGGCGTTGGTGGGCATGAACAGCACCTGGGCCGTGCCCCCAGGCTGGTGGGCCGAACGGCCCGCCCGCTGCAGCAGCCGGGCCAGGTTCTTGGCACTGCCGATCTGCACCACCCGCTCCACCGGCTGGAAGTCGACCCCCAGATCGAGGGAGCTGGTGCAGACCACCCAGCGGATCGCGGCGGCCTTCACCCCCGCCTCGATGGCTTCACGGGCGGCCCGGTCGATGGCGCTGTGGTGCAGAGCCAGGGACCCCTCCATTTCCGGGCAGGCGAAACGCAGGCACTGGTGCCAGCGCTCCGCCTGGTTGCGGGTATTGGTGAACAGCAGGGTGGAGACATCCGGCTCCATGGCCGCCACCAGCTCCTCGTACATGCGCAGGCCCAGGTGACCCGCCCAGGGGAAGCCGTCGATCGTGTCGGGCAGCAGGCTGCGGATCTGGGTGTCCCGCCGGATCCGGGCGGTGATGATGCGTGGCACGACGCCGACACCCACCGCGGCGCGGGCCGCCTCCTCCAGGTTGCCGATGGTGGCGCTGATGGCCCAGGTGCGCAGCTCCGGTCGCCGACTCCGCAGCCAGCCCAGGCACAGTTCGCTCTGCGAGCCCCGCTTGCTGCCCATCAGCTCGTGCCACTCATCGATCACCACCGCCTCGAGGTCGGCGAACAGCGCCTCGGCCCGGGGGCCGGCCAGCAGCAGCGAGAGGGATTCGGGGGTGGTGATCAGGATCTGCGGCGGCGCCTTCAGCTGCTTGGCGCGTTCGTGGCTGCTGGTGTCGCCGTTGCGCAGTCCCACCCGCAACGGCCAGCCCATGGTCTCGATCGGTTCCCGGATCGCCAGCAGCAGGTCGCGGCTCAGGGCCCGCAGGGGCGTCAGCACCACCAGACGCAGACCGCCATCCGGTTCGGCGCCCCCCTTCTCGGCCAGCATCGCCGCGATCGGCCCCATCACGGCGGCGTAGGTCTTGCCGGAGCCGGTGGGCACCTGGATCAGGCCGCTGGCCCCTTCCAGGTAGGCCCGCCAGCACTGCCGCTGGAACGGCATCGGCCGCCAGCCGCGGCGGGAGAACCATTCCTCGATGGGCCGCAGCGCTGCCGCGAAGGAACGGTCCAAAGGGGGGCGGATCAGGTGGAGAGCACGGCCACCACCACGGCGGCGATGGCCAGAATCACGGCCCCCAGCACCACCCCGGCGGCGATGTTGCCGCGGCGGATCTCGGCGCGATAGTCGATCGGGGAGAGGCGATCGAAGAGCAGCAGCCCGAGGTAGATGAGGATGATGCCAAGAAAGGTCCAGCCGACCATCAGCAGCATCTGGAGCAGTGGTTTGACCATCCCCTCGTTGCAACGCCGCCACCACCGTAGGGATGGACAGGAGGCCAGCTCCTGATGGCGCCGGCGTCCCTGGGCGGGCGGCGCGATCCGGCCCTGCTGCTGTGGCCCATGGCCAGCCTGCTGCTGCCGCTGCTGCCCCTGCTGGTGCTGCTGCTGTCGGCCCTGGAGGGGCCTCGGCGGCTGGTGATGGTGGTGCCCGAAGGCCAAAGGGTGCTGAGCGCCCCTTTTGAGCTGCAGGACGGCTGGCTGGGCAGCCCCCGTCTGGCGCTGACGGCCGAGATTCCCCCCAACAGCTCGATCGAGCTGGACGTGGCCCTGCTCGATGCCACCGGCCGCAGCGTGCTGGACCTCACCAAGGACGGCTGGCGTGCCAGTGGCACCTGGGCGGAGGGGGGGGAGAGCGGCACCTGGCAGGAAGACGATGCGGGCCTGGCTCTGGCGATGCGGCCAGGGCAGAGCGGCCGCTTCCAGCTGGCCGTGCAGGTTCAGGATCTGCTCGATGAAGCGGGCCGTCCGCTACCCGATCCGGTTGTCGTGCGCGGCAGCGTCCGCAACCACAGTGTTGAAGCCCCGCTGCTGTTGTTCACCGCCGTGCTGGCGCTGGCGGTGGTTCAGGTGCTGCAGCTGGCCTGTTATGGCGTCAGTCGCGGCCGCTGGGTCCAGCGCAGCCAGGACGCCAGTGCCGCGATCCGCTGCGAAGCCGGTGGCCCGGGGTTGCTGCGACTGGATGTGGCGGCGCGCTGGGAGCTGCCCCACGACAATCCGCCGCTGGGGCAGCACCCGGGCCCGGCGGCCCTGGAGCTGCGGGTGAGCGATGCCCATGGGCGCCCCACCCTGCAGCATCGCGAGATGGTGGTGGTGGCCCACCGTTCCGATGATGGCGACCACTGGTTGGCGGTCCGCCACACCCTGCACCTGCGGCTTCCGGAGCGCGGCAGCTACCGCTTTCGGGTGAAACTGCCAGAGAAGGTCCTGGCGGATGGTGACACCTGGGAGATCGAATGGCTGCGGCTCAGCGTCGAGGACGGTCGGATGACCGCCTGGCCGGTGCCCGTTCTGCCCCTGGCTGGGGCGGTGGAGGGCCGCTGAGATGGCCGATGAACGCGGGCTGATTCTGTTGCTGGCCGTGGCGGTGGTCGCCGTCGGCACCGTCACGGCCGTGACGCGCCCCGGCCTCTGGCGCCTCGGCCAGGACGGCACCCCCGCCGCCGGCAGCGGTGTGCGCTACGGCGGCAGCTACCGGGCCGGACGCTGGGTGGCCGCCCCGACCCGCCGCCAGGACTGGTCCGGCTTCCAGGGGCGCGGACCGGGCGCGGCCAAGTGACACCGCGTCGCCTTGCGGCCCTCACACCCCTGCAGGTGCGGGTGCTGCTGGCGGCGGCGGCCATCTCCTCCACGGTCAGCCTGGTGCTGGAACTGATGCTGGCCACCCAGGCCAGCTACCTGCTGGGCGACCACGCCCTGGCCACCGGCGTGGTGATCGGCACGTTCCTGGCCGCCATGGGGCTGGGCGCCTGGCTGAGCCAGTTCCTGGCCGTTGGCCCCGAGCCCGGCTTCGCCCTGCTGCAGTGGTTTCTGGCCGTGGAACTGGCCCTGGCTCCCCTGTGCCTGCTGGCGCCCCTGGCCCTGTTCGCCCTCTTCCGGGTGGGCGGGCCGGTGTGGCTGGGCCTGGTGGTCTGCACCGTGCTGGTGGGGGTGCTCGGTGGCATGGAGGTGCCCCTGCTGACCCGGCTGCTGGAGTGTGGTCAGCAGTTGCGGGTGGCCCTGGCCCGGGTGCTGGCCCTGGATTACCTGGGGGCTCTGGTGGGGGCCCTGCTGTTCCCCCTGGTGCTGCTCCCCTGGCTGGGCCTGCTGCCCACCGCTGGCTTGCTGGCCCTGGTGCCCCTGGCCAGTTGCGTGGCCATCGCTGTCGTTTTCCCGGTGGGGCTCCGCTGGCGCCGCGCGATCGCCGTGGCCTTTCCCGTGATCGCCTTGGCCGGCTGGGGGCTGGTTCCCCTAGGGGATCGGATCGAGGATGGCCTCTACGACGATCCGGTGGTGAGCCGCCTGCAGAGCCGCCACCAGCGGATCGTGCTCACCCGTCGCCGCGACGACCTGCGCCTGTTCCTCGACGGGCAACTGCAGTTCTCGAGCCTCGATGAGTACCGCTACCACGAGGCCCTGGTGCATCCTGCGATGGCGCTGCAGGGCCGGCCGCAGCGGGTGCTGCTGCTGGGGGCGGGGGATGGCCTGGCCCTGCGGGAGGTGCTGCGCTGGCCCGGCGTGCGGCAGGTGGATCTGCTGGAGCTCGACCCCGCCATGGCGCGACTGGCCCGGGAGCAGCCGTTCCTGCGGCGCCTCAACGGCGCCAGCCTGGAGGACGGACGGGTGCGGCTGGTGTTCGGCGACGCCTTCGAGCAGGTGCGGCAGCTGCGGGGCACCTATGACGTGATCATCGCCGACTTCCCCGACCCGGCCACGCCGCCGCTGGCCCGGCTTTACAGCGTCACCTTCTACGGGCGCCTGCTGCGGCGCCTGGCCCCCGACGGCATGCTGGTCACCCAGGCCTCGACGCCCTTCTTCAGCCCCAAGGTGCTGGCCTCGATCCAGGCCACCCTGACGGAGCTGAACCTCACCACACGGCCCTACGGCGTGGATGTGCCCAGCTTCGGCCCCTGGGGATTCGTGCTGGCCCATCGGGGCCGGAAGCAACCGGCACAGGCGGTGCTGCCCTTCCAGGGCCGCTGGATCGACCAGGGGCAGCTCGACCGGCTCTTTCCCCTGAGCCGGGATCTGGCTCTGCCGCCGGGGGAGCGGGTGCTGCCCAACCGCCTGCACCGGCCGGTGCTGGCCGACTACCAGCGCCAAGGGCGCTGGCGGGAGAACTGATCAGCGCCTTTCGCGGAGCCGGTCCACCAGCCTCCATAAGCTGAGCCAGCCGGCCGTGATCGTCCGGCCACTGCGTACCGATGGCTGTCTGGTTCCTCCTGCCCCTGCTGCTGCTGGCCGCCGTTGCCCTGCTGCTGCTGCGGCGCTCGCGTCTGCGTCGCCAGGCGCCCAAGCTGCTGGGGCGCACGCTGTTCAACCTGACCACCGGCGACATCGTCCAGTACGACGGCCGGGACTGGGTGGTGGAGGACCGGCTCCTCTACGACGACGGTGGCTTCCAGTGGCTGGAGTATCTGCTGCGCGACGGCCGTGATGGTCGCTGGCTCAGCGTCTGTGAGGACGACTGGCTGGAGGTGAGCTGGCTGGAGGACGCTCCGGCCTCGGAGCTGGAGGGTCTGAGCGCCGATTTTCCCGATCACCTGCGCTGTCGCGGCCAGCTGTATCACCTCAAGGAAACGGGCCGGGCCTCGGTGAGCGCCGCCGCCCGGGTGATGAACAGGCGCCTGCACGGCTGCCGCTTCGGTGATTACGAGGGGGAGGAGGGCCGCGTCCTGTCGCTGGAACGCTGGGAGGAGGGGGACGATCCCGGCCCGCCTGAGCTCAGCCTGGGCCGGCGCATCGACCCGGCCGCCCCGGTGCTGCTGCCCGGTGATGGGCGCACGGTTTACCGCTGAACCGCTGATCGCTAAGGGGCTGAAGTCACCAGCAGGGCCAGGGCGCTGGAGAGGCTGTCGGCGGAGTCGGGGGTGCGGTCGCGACGCCAGCGCAGGATGCGCGGGAAACGCACAGCCAGGCCGCTGCGGTGACGGGAGGAGCGCTGCAGGCCCTCGAAGCCCAGGGTGAAGACCTGCAGCGGCTCGACGGCCCGCACCGGACCGAAGCGCTCGGTGGTGTGGCGGCGGATCCAGCGGTCCAGCTCGGTGATCTCGCCGTCGTCGAGTCCCGAATAGGCCTTGGCGAAGGTGACCAGGCGGCCGTCGCCGTCCCAGAGGCCGAAGGTGTAGTCGGTGTGGAGATTGGCGCGGCGGCCGCTGCCGGCCTGGGCGTAAAGCAGCACCACATCGAGTTCCATCGGCTCCAGCTTGTGTTTCCACCACAGCCCGCGGCGCCGTCCGACCCCATAGGCCGAATCGAGGGCCTTCAGCATCAGCCCTTCGGCGCCCACCGATCGGGCCTGCTGGCGCAGGGCTTCAAGATCCTCCCAGCACCCCAGCGTCAGCAGAGGGGAGAGGCGCAGGAGCCCGTCGGCGGACGTGGAGGCCGTCTCCGGCAGCCGCCGTACCAGGTCCTCCAGGGCGGCGCGGCGCTGGCTCAAGGGTTCGGGGCGCAGGTCCTGACCACTCTTTTCGAGCAGGTCATAGGCGACGAAGGCCGCCGGGCATTCCCGCAGCAGGGCGGCGCCGGGTTTCTGGCGCCCCAGCCGCCTTTGCAGGGGGCCGAATCCGGCGGGCTGGCTCGCCCCGGCCGGCCAGACAGTCAGCTCCCCATCCAGCACCGTGCCTGGCTCCAGAAGCTTGGCGACGGTCTCCAGCTCAGGGAAGCTGGCATTGATCAGCTCCTCGCCGCGGCTCCAGAGAAAGGTCTGACCGCTGCGCCGGATCAGCTGGGCCCGGATCCCGTCCCACTTCCACTCCACCTGCCAGCCGGCGGCGTCGCTGGCGGCCAGGCGTTCCGCCTCCAGGGGGGAGGCCAGGCAGAAGGGATAGGGACGGCTGACCGGGGCGGCCGCGCCGGCCTCCAGGGGCGCCAGCAGGGCCTCCATCGCCGCGGCGGAGGGCTCGAATCCGCCCATCAGCCGGTGGGCCAGCTCCGCCTCCTCCAGCCCTGACACCTGGGCCAGCGCCCGGGTGACCAGGCCAGCGGCCACCCCGACCCGAAAGCCGCCGGTGAGCAGCTTGTTGAACAGGAAACACTGGCCGTCGGGCAGAGCCGCCCAGGTCGCCAGCACCGCTTCCGCCTGCGCCTCGGCCTCCAGAACAGCCAGAGCTGGCAGCCGATGCTCCATCCATTCGGCCAGCGGCAGCTCCAGGGGCGGGGCCGGCGGCAGGCCCAGCTGGGGGAGCAACAGGGCGATGGTCTCGGCCGAGTCCCCCACCTGGGCATGGCAGGACTCAAACAACCACTCGGGCAGCCCGGAACGCTCCAGGCAGATCTGCCGCAATCTTCGGCCGGTGATCAGCCGCCGCTTCCGCTTGCCCAGCAACAGGGCCAGGGCCCAGGCGCCATCGGCCGGCCCGACCGCCTCGAGATGGTTGGCCAGCGCGTCCACCCGGGACCGGGTGCCGGCGGCGCGCTCCAGTTGCTGGATGAGGTCGGCGAAGGCCTGCATGGGCTCAGGGCACCGATGCCGCAGCCGCACCTTCCATCTCACCCTCTTCGCTCTCCAGGCCCTCGAACGCCCGCCCCAGCGGTTCCGCCGCCAGGCCTCGCTCCTCCCGCAGAAAACGGGCCAGGCCGTCGCTGTTGCCGTGGGTCACGTACACCTGACCGGCGCCGGTGTCCCGCACGGTGCGCAGCAGGCCGTCCCAGTCGGCGTGATCGCTGAGGGCGAAACCCCGCTCGAACCCACGCCGCCGCCTGGCCCCCCGCACCGCCATCCAGCCGCTGACGAAGGCGGTCCGGGGAGCCTTGAACCGCTTCATCCAGGGGGAGCGATGGGCCGATGGTGGAGCGATCACCAGGCGCCCCGCCAGCGATTCGCCGCGGGGGAACTCACTCAGCGGCCGTGTCGGGGGCAGCGCCACGCCAGCGCTCCGGTAAGGCGCCATCAGGGCCTGCACCGCCCCGTGCAGCAGCACCTCCTCCTCCAGCCCCAGGGCGGCCAGTTCCGCCAGCAGCCGCTGGGCTTTGCCGAAGGCATAGGCGAACAGCAGAGAGGGTTGCTGGGGGGCCTCGCGCCACCAGGCGAGGATCTCGGCCGCCACTTGGTGGCCGGGGCGCCAGCGGTAGATCGGCAGCCCGAACGTGGCCTCGGTGATCAGCACGTCGGCGGCCACCGGTTCGAACGGGGCGCAGCTTGGGTCGTCATCCCGCTTGTAGTCGCCACTGATCAGCCAGCTCTCTCCGCCGGCGCTGATCCGGATCTGGGCCGAGCCCAGGACGTGCCCGGCTGAATGGAACGACACCACGGCCCCGCCGAGGCGCCGCACCTCTCCGTAGTCCACCCCGGTCAGGGTGATGCCGGCCCCCAGCCGCTGCTGCAGCACGCCCTCGCCTGAGCGCACCGCCCAGTATTCGCCGCAGCCCGGCCGGGCGTGGTCAGCGTGGCCGTGGGTGATCAGGGCGCGGCTCACCGGCCGCCAGGGGTCGATCCAGGCTTCAGCGGCCGGACAGTAGAGCCCCTCGGGTGTGAGTTGGATCAGGCCGTCGGCCGGCAGGACCATGGTGCGCGCAGGCCCGGATGGCTCCGATGGCGGTGGGTTCCGGCATCCTGGCGAACCTGCCCCGTTGACGGCGAGGGCGCCGCCCCCTAGCCATGGGGCAGTGATGTTCTGCGGACCCATGGCACTCGACACCCATCGTGAGGACCTGGAGGCCACCGCCCTGGCCCTGGCAAGGCCGGGCAGCGGTCTGCTGGCGGCCGATGAATCCACCGGAACGATGGGCAAACGCTTTGAAGCGATCGGTCTGGCCAACAACGAGGACAACCGCCGCGCCTACCGCACCCTGCTGGCCACCGCCCCCGGCCTCGGCGAGTCGATCAGCGGCGTGATCCTCTACGAGGAAACCTTCTACCAGGAGGCGGCCCCCATCGCGGGCCAGCCGGGTGGATCGATCCTCGAGCTGTTCCAGGACCAGGGCCTTGTGGTGGGGATCAAACTGGATCTGGGCGTGGAGCCCCTGGCCGGCGGCCTGGCCGGCGAGACCTGGTGCACGGGCCTGCGGGGGCTGCGGGAACGGGCAGCCCGGGCCTACGCCCGCGGTGCCCGCTTCGCCAAATGGCGGGCGGTGCTGCGCATCAGCGCCGATGGCTGCCCCTCGGAGCTGTGCGTGCGCGAGAACGCCTGGGGCCTGGCCCGATACGCCCGCACGGCCCAGGAGGAGGGGCTGGTGCCGATCGTGGAGCCGGAGATCCTGATGGACGGTGACCACGACATCCTCACCACCGCGGCGGTGCAGGAGTGGGTGCTGCGCAGCGTCTACGAGGCCCTGGGCCAGAACGGGGTGTTTCTGGAGGGCACCCTGCTCAAGCCTTCGATGACCCTGCCCGGCGCCGACAGCTCCGAGCGCCCCAATCCCGAGCAGGTGGCTGCCTTCACCGTACGCACCCTGCGGCGCAGTGTTCCCCCCGCCGTGCCGGCGATCCTGTTCCTCTCCGGCGGCCTGGGCGAGGAGGAGGCCAGCGTGTTCCTTTCGGCGATTCACCATGCGGCCCCCGACGCTCCCTGGCACCTGGGTTTCTCCTACGGCCGCGCCCTGCAGCACTCGTGCCTCAGCCACTGGAAGGGGAGTGACACGGCGGCGGGTCAGGCGGCTCTGCTGGCCCGGGCCCGGGCCAATGGCGCGGCGGCTCGCGGGACCTACGTGGCCGGCTCCGAACCCTCCGATGACGCCGCCTCTCTGTTCGTGGCCAATTACAGCTATTGAGCCAGGGGCCGTGCCTCAGGCACTCATCGCCAGCATGCGCTCGATCGGCACCAGGGCCCGCTGGCGGATCTGCTCATCAAGTTCGAGGGCCGGCGCCATGGTGTGCAGGCACTGCCACAGCTTCTCCAGTGTGTTCAGGCGCATGTAGGGACAGGCGTTGCAGCTGCAGCCGTCGGCTCCCGGGACTTCATAGAGGGTCTTGCCGGGGGAGCGGAGGCGCATCTGATGCAGGATGCCCGGCTCGGTGAGCACGATGAAGGAGGGGGCGGCACTGGTTTCGGTGCGCTGCAGGAGCTTGCTGGTGGAGCCGATGAAGTCGGCCAGATCCAGCAGATGCTGCTGACACTCCGGATGGGCGATCACCTCGGCTTCGGGGTGTTCGAGGCGGAGCTGCAGCAGGGCCTGCTCGCTGAAGGTCTCGTGGACGATGCAGCTTCCCGGCCAGAGGGTCAGCTCCCGGCCGCTCTCGCGGGCGACCCAGCGGCCCAGGTTCTGGTCGGGGGCGAACAGGATCGGCCGGTCGGCCGGCAGCTGCTGCACCAGGTGCACGGCGTTGCTGCTGGTGCAGATCAGATCGCTCTGGGCCTTCACCGCGGCGGAACAATTGATGTAGCTCACCACGATGTGGTCCGGGTGGCGGCGGCGGAAGTCGGCGAAGGCGTCGGCCGGACAGGCATCGGCCAGGCTGCAACCGGCCTCAAGGTCGGGCAGCAGCACGGTCTTGCCCGGGTTGAGGATCTTGGCGGTCTCGGCCATGAAGTGAACGCCGCAGAAGACGATCACATCGGCTTCGGTGCTGGCCGCCCTGCGGGAGAGCTCGAGCGAATCACCGATGAAATCAGCGCAGTCCTGGATGGCGTCGTCCTGGTAGTAGTGGGCCAGGATGATGGCGTTGCGCTGCTTTTTCAGCGCCTCGATGGCGGCAGCCAGTTCGTGGCGAGGCGGAAACGGCCCGGTTCCTGCGGCGGTCGCAGCTGCAACATCGCCCTGTTGGCGGTCATGGTGGAGCGGTGCCTGGGTCAGCGTCTGCGTGAAGACCAACCGATGCCCCTACTCATGCACGATGATCCCACTCTAGGAAGCGGTTGGTATTGGCTGAGCTGAACATCGCCATCGCCGGGGATCTGCACGATCAGTGGGACCGCAGCGACCACGACGTGCTGGATCGGATCCGTCCGGATGCCCTGCTCCTGGTGGGTGATTTCAGCGACGGCAAAAGTCGTATCCCCGAACTGCTCGCCACCCTTGAGCTGCCGGTGGCCTGCGTGCTCGGCAACCACGATGCGGGCAAGGACGGCAGCGGTCGCACCCTGCGGCATCAGTTGGAGCTGCTGGGTGACCTCCATTGCGGCTGGGGCCTCAGGGAGCTCCACCCCCCGGGTCTGGCCGTGGTGGGGGCCCGTCCCGGGACCGCCGGTGGCGGCTATCACCTCTCGAAGGCTGTCAGGGCCGTCTATGGGCCGGTGGGCCTGCAGGAGTCCGCCGAACGCATCAGCCGGGCGGCCCTGTCGGCCGATCCCCAGCTGCCGCTGGTGCTGCTGGCCCATTCCGGCCCCAGTGGCCTGGGCACCCAGGTGGACGACCTCTGCGCCCGCGACTGGAAGGCCCCTGCCTGCGACTGGGGCGATCAGGATCTGGCCCTGGCGGTGGACCAGATTCGCCGCCGCCGACCCCTGCCGCTGGTGATCTTCGGACACATGCACCACGCCCTTTGCCACCACCAGGGGGAGAGGCTCAGCTTCCGCCGCGACGCCCAGGGCACCGCTTTCCTCAACACCGCCTCCGTGCCCCGTCACGGGGTGGATCAGCAGGGGCGGGCCCTGCGCCACTTCAGTTGGGTCGTGTTTGACGACAGCGGTGACCTGCGCCATATCAGCCACCGCTGGTACGGCATCGATGGCGCCCTCCACTACGAGCAGACCCTGTGGACGGCCTCCCTGCCGAAGGCAGGCGTGCTGAGTCCTTGCTGATTCACGCCTGCATCAGCAGCCATGGCTTCGGCCACGGTTCCCGCACGGCGTCGGTGCTCTGTGAACTGGCTGCCCTGAAGCCTGACTGGCGTCTGGTGCTCTCCACCGCACTGCCCGAAGCATTCCTGCAGCTTTCCATGGGCGAGGTGCCCTTCGAGCACCGCCTCTGTCGCTGGGATGTGGGGGTGATCCAGGCGGATGCCCTGGGGGCTGACGCCGCCGCCACCCTGGCGGCGCTCCATGACCTGGAGCTGGATCTGCCCGAGCTGGTCGAGCGGGAGGCCCGTTGGCTGGAGGCCCAGCACCAGCCGATCCTG encodes:
- a CDS encoding DUF350 domain-containing protein; translated protein: MVKPLLQMLLMVGWTFLGIILIYLGLLLFDRLSPIDYRAEIRRGNIAAGVVLGAVILAIAAVVVAVLST
- a CDS encoding ATP-dependent DNA ligase, whose protein sequence is MQAFADLIQQLERAAGTRSRVDALANHLEAVGPADGAWALALLLGKRKRRLITGRRLRQICLERSGLPEWLFESCHAQVGDSAETIALLLPQLGLPPAPPLELPLAEWMEHRLPALAVLEAEAQAEAVLATWAALPDGQCFLFNKLLTGGFRVGVAAGLVTRALAQVSGLEEAELAHRLMGGFEPSAAAMEALLAPLEAGAAAPVSRPYPFCLASPLEAERLAASDAAGWQVEWKWDGIRAQLIRRSGQTFLWSRGEELINASFPELETVAKLLEPGTVLDGELTVWPAGASQPAGFGPLQRRLGRQKPGAALLRECPAAFVAYDLLEKSGQDLRPEPLSQRRAALEDLVRRLPETASTSADGLLRLSPLLTLGCWEDLEALRQQARSVGAEGLMLKALDSAYGVGRRRGLWWKHKLEPMELDVVLLYAQAGSGRRANLHTDYTFGLWDGDGRLVTFAKAYSGLDDGEITELDRWIRRHTTERFGPVRAVEPLQVFTLGFEGLQRSSRHRSGLAVRFPRILRWRRDRTPDSADSLSSALALLVTSAP
- a CDS encoding polyamine aminopropyltransferase, producing the protein MTPRRLAALTPLQVRVLLAAAAISSTVSLVLELMLATQASYLLGDHALATGVVIGTFLAAMGLGAWLSQFLAVGPEPGFALLQWFLAVELALAPLCLLAPLALFALFRVGGPVWLGLVVCTVLVGVLGGMEVPLLTRLLECGQQLRVALARVLALDYLGALVGALLFPLVLLPWLGLLPTAGLLALVPLASCVAIAVVFPVGLRWRRAIAVAFPVIALAGWGLVPLGDRIEDGLYDDPVVSRLQSRHQRIVLTRRRDDLRLFLDGQLQFSSLDEYRYHEALVHPAMALQGRPQRVLLLGAGDGLALREVLRWPGVRQVDLLELDPAMARLAREQPFLRRLNGASLEDGRVRLVFGDAFEQVRQLRGTYDVIIADFPDPATPPLARLYSVTFYGRLLRRLAPDGMLVTQASTPFFSPKVLASIQATLTELNLTTRPYGVDVPSFGPWGFVLAHRGRKQPAQAVLPFQGRWIDQGQLDRLFPLSRDLALPPGERVLPNRLHRPVLADYQRQGRWREN
- a CDS encoding ligase-associated DNA damage response DEXH box helicase; protein product: MDRSFAAALRPIEEWFSRRGWRPMPFQRQCWRAYLEGASGLIQVPTGSGKTYAAVMGPIAAMLAEKGGAEPDGGLRLVVLTPLRALSRDLLLAIREPIETMGWPLRVGLRNGDTSSHERAKQLKAPPQILITTPESLSLLLAGPRAEALFADLEAVVIDEWHELMGSKRGSQSELCLGWLRSRRPELRTWAISATIGNLEEAARAAVGVGVVPRIITARIRRDTQIRSLLPDTIDGFPWAGHLGLRMYEELVAAMEPDVSTLLFTNTRNQAERWHQCLRFACPEMEGSLALHHSAIDRAAREAIEAGVKAAAIRWVVCTSSLDLGVDFQPVERVVQIGSAKNLARLLQRAGRSAHQPGGTAQVLFMPTNALELLEVSAMRRGLGEGLVEHRRPPQEPLDVLLQHLVSLACGPGFEPEATWEAVRRTWSYRQLERSRWEWCLRFLEVGGDCLGAYPRYRKLEREPAEASAGVPQRFVVRETAVARLHRLNIGTISADRAVTVRFVRGAVLGHVEEVFIGRLKPGDVFFFAGRQLEFVRLREMTAMVKATTRRSAMVPAWGGGQMALSDLLSAHLRQEVDRCARALDGEKGFILDTGELRALRPLLERQVLLSALPRRQQFLVEVCNTREGSHLYAYPFEGRFVHEGLGFLWSWRLARHHPGTFTVSVNDYGFELLAARDYPFEELLELHGDTLLDPEGLLEDLERAINLSELCRRRFRSIAQVSGLVVNGYPGQARSGGQLQISAALLFDVFERHEPGNLLLAQARSEVLQEQLDFGRLLSTLQRLRASEWLQRRLPRPGPMAFPLLAERLNNRMSNESLLERLQKLRQQAERAEGS
- a CDS encoding DUF4178 domain-containing protein, with translation MAVWFLLPLLLLAAVALLLLRRSRLRRQAPKLLGRTLFNLTTGDIVQYDGRDWVVEDRLLYDDGGFQWLEYLLRDGRDGRWLSVCEDDWLEVSWLEDAPASELEGLSADFPDHLRCRGQLYHLKETGRASVSAAARVMNRRLHGCRFGDYEGEEGRVLSLERWEEGDDPGPPELSLGRRIDPAAPVLLPGDGRTVYR
- a CDS encoding ligase-associated DNA damage response exonuclease, whose product is MVLPADGLIQLTPEGLYCPAAEAWIDPWRPVSRALITHGHADHARPGCGEYWAVRSGEGVLQQRLGAGITLTGVDYGEVRRLGGAVVSFHSAGHVLGSAQIRISAGGESWLISGDYKRDDDPSCAPFEPVAADVLITEATFGLPIYRWRPGHQVAAEILAWWREAPQQPSLLFAYAFGKAQRLLAELAALGLEEEVLLHGAVQALMAPYRSAGVALPPTRPLSEFPRGESLAGRLVIAPPSAHRSPWMKRFKAPRTAFVSGWMAVRGARRRRGFERGFALSDHADWDGLLRTVRDTGAGQVYVTHGNSDGLARFLREERGLAAEPLGRAFEGLESEEGEMEGAAAASVP